The following DNA comes from Nicotiana sylvestris chromosome 10, ASM39365v2, whole genome shotgun sequence.
TAAGTGTAATTGGATGTAATTACACAGTTTGACATGTTTGTTtggccaagtaattacttggtcagCATGGAATTGGGTGTAATTGGAGGGGTgtaattacactctccaattctcaagggggaggtgagaattggtggtaattacactgtgtaattacaaggttgctttttagtttctttcctttttgtttttattttaatttattttctttataactttttatttctatttttttaattttttaattttatttttacttttttttttttgaaattttaaaatatatttttctttgtacattatttatcttttatttctctatctttatttcttgtgattccatgtaattgcttatattttattttttatgtagtttattattctatttttataAACTACACCTCCTAATATTAGAATTAATGAGTCATTAACAAACTTGGCATATAATGAGTGATGTAATTAAAGTGGAATTTCGTTGTTGAATGTGGTTATAAACATATCATATTTCCTTATCTTAAATTGCAGTGGAACTTACTATTACTATGTTGGAATTTGACATATGTTAAacgattttattttttttgaattttgaaaatgTGTTATATTCATAGTTccaatttacttgttttagtagtATTGGCTCACATTGCATGTCGTTCATTTTTTAGTTAGAATTGATTGATTAGTTTTATCAAACATTTGAATTATGTTATGACATtattttataaatattaatttattttatcaaacatgaattccatgatgttcttacaaaacatatatctttaatttttgtaaatatctAAATTAAATATTACTaatttaaatataaatatatataaaaaaaaattacaatattagttataaatacatgattactaattaatgtatattcacgaAAAAATATACATCTTAAATACCAAATATAATGTCATTTATATTTACAAAAATTTATAGGCATATATCTATTATATTAGCtttaagttttgataattacttaatttaaaatttaatctaacTGTGTAATTACACTTGTGCAACCAAACAGTAAACTTGTAATTACAGTGTAATTACGCTATGACAAACAAACAAGTCGTCGTAATTACACAACTGTGAAATTACTAGGCTGTGTAATTACTACCCTATTAATTACACCAATTCCAATTACAGGATGACTTTCCAAACAGACTCTAAAAGAAGAAAACCACTCACATCAAATTCAGAAGCTGAATATTATCATTGCTTGTCCAGTTATCCGAAAAATTGACATCCAGTCCACCAGGAACTTTGGAAATGGCATCTGGTTCACCTGCAATTGAGTTAATAGACAATATAGCCACACAGATAATATTGCAATATATGGCAGGAAATATAATCTATGAATAGGACATACCTAGCTCATTGGAACAAACAGAATCAAGCTGCACTCTCTCGTGAAACTTATATGCTTCACAACAAATCAGTAGAGGAACACGGAATGCATGAGCAACCATAGCAACACATGCAGTCCCAATTCTAGAGTACACAGTCCCATTAGATAATACAGATGCAGCACCCATGAACACTCTAGTGACTTCATGCATAATGTAAGAAATAGCATTTATATGAGTGTATGTACAACACAGGCCCTTCTTCACCAGCCTCCGAAGTAGTGCCTTGCCTTCAAGTCTAGGGCGAGAATCTACCACTATTACACGAAATCGCTTCCCAAGCTCGTAAGCGTGTAGCAGAATCATTTCAACAACAGAGGAAGAACCAAATGTGAGAAGAACATCACCATCTCTGACCTTCGTAACTGCCTGTCTTATTATTACTCTGTCAGCTAGTACTATCTTCTCATTAATGAAGCGCTCAATATCTGAGTAAAGAGCAGCCTTTGCTTCTGACTCAGAAAGAGTTAAAGATAACTTGGCTATACGAGCTTTTAGAAAGCGAATTGCATTTCCCATGCTAATAGAAAGGGGTCTACACTCGTTAAAAAATGAAACATAGCCATTGATCCTTGCTGTTAAATCTCTACCTAGAGCTTTTTCACGAGGTGTAGAGTAATCTCTGATGGCTTGTTGAAATGCTTGCAGCATTGCAACACAGCGAGCATTTCCCCCAACAACATCCCCAGCCAAATACTGCAGTCCTACCTGGTAAGAAGTTCAGAAACAATCATGGAGACATGTGACATTTCTAAACCACTTAGTGTCATACTAGAATTAACAATGCTTTAAGTCCACATTTAATCACAAACTACAACTAGTAGTTGTATTCAAatttttaactaaaaaaaaattgggtataaTGATATCATAAAGCAAATAAAATTAACTTAAAGTAAGAAAATTTAGAGGATAAAATTAGGAAAAGAGCATGTAGCTCAGTAGTTAGAGCATCTGCTTCCTAAAGTAAGAAAATATAGAAGATAAAATGAGAGAAGAACATCTGATATGATCTAGCAATGTACTACTTAGATCTCCAGATGTATCCATCGGCAGGTGAGGTACAACAGTGATTGGAGGGTTTAAAATGGGACGAACCGAATGAAGTTATCTCAAAAGACTTATAATTTCCTGAAATTCACACAAACTTAGTGAAAAGatcaaaaggaaagaaagcaaaaaCTCCACCTAGGTAATACCAATTTATGAGATTTAAGGTTTTGTCATACTAGTACACTTCCATTAGGTTCAATCATTCAATGTTTGCTAAAGTTCTTTTTAGTTTGTTTAGAGATTTGTATGTCCATAGAAATTGTAGGGGATATCTAGAGTTTGAGAAACTTAAATTATTGAGTAACATAATGAAACTGGTTCAAAGCGAAATAAATATAGAGGATTCATATACTGACTCAAATTAGGTTGGGACTGAGGCATAGTGAAAGTCAAAACAGCAGGGATCTCAGCAGTCCGGTGATAATACAGTCTTAGTGCATCTGACAACAGATGCAATATCACGAAGCAAGATGATAATGTGCATCTCTTCTTGTTACTTGCTGAATAAAGTCCTCCATGACAAGCTTAGTATCTTAGACAACTACTTCTGTGAAATGTTCCCATTTCAAAGCAGAAATAAACAAAAATGGGACATGACGCATGGGGAAGTTACCTTGTAAACTGCAGGATGCATAGGGTCAAGGTGGAAAAACCTTGATTCAAGATCAGGTAGCTGAGTTCCTTGTTCATACTGAGGTAAATGCCGAAACAGTTCTGCCCTATTTCTAGCTTCAGTCTTTTTAACTACTGCACGTTTCTTAGCTTTTTCAACACGATTATTATCATCAAATTGCATCCTAGGAGCAGGTACATCTTTCTTGCGATCTTTCTCTAGTGGTCGGTCACCTCCTTTTGTCTGAGAAGTAGCTACAGATGATATCACGGGGCCACCATCTTTcttttgtgaaggcttcttagaAGGTTTACCAGACTGTCCATGTAACTTTGTCCCAGATGTTTCTCCACCTATatatgatccaaaaataaaataaattttcagAAAGATGATTTAATGACTCCGCAAAAAGATTTTTTGACCTAACTTTAATTAGCATACAGCTTTTGGAAGCTCCAATTACCATCATGTACTCACTATTCAGAAATCTTCTTACGGTAATGTCACAAGTCACAACTATAAACCTTCTTTCATGTTTCAAAAAAGAAAGCAAGAACAACTATTACTACTATGCCTTCAAGTCCGAGCTAGTCATGGACTAGTGTTCGACTAATGAATCTTCAATATTCATTTTGCTCCATTTAATGCCGTTTCACTCCAACCCCCAA
Coding sequences within:
- the LOC104231128 gene encoding uncharacterized protein, with amino-acid sequence MDPRRPSRVIDPKVRRVGFFAPDPHINDPDNHPGLSSSPSGNSMIPHAFESVSQAVPVPNSTSTSRPRRSSFDESEQLVGSYNPMQSVLGTSPASSGIGVEGEFSEDSTHWSRQTDGFGLTSAARLTESKDDQELISAQVAETSNEVERNAKPLKGKTTKAERRALQEAQRAAKAAGKGGETSGTKLHGQSGKPSKKPSQKKDGGPVISSVATSQTKGGDRPLEKDRKKDVPAPRMQFDDNNRVEKAKKRAVVKKTEARNRAELFRHLPQYEQGTQLPDLESRFFHLDPMHPAVYKVGLQYLAGDVVGGNARCVAMLQAFQQAIRDYSTPREKALGRDLTARINGYVSFFNECRPLSISMGNAIRFLKARIAKLSLTLSESEAKAALYSDIERFINEKIVLADRVIIRQAVTKVRDGDVLLTFGSSSVVEMILLHAYELGKRFRVIVVDSRPRLEGKALLRRLVKKGLCCTYTHINAISYIMHEVTRVFMGAASVLSNGTVYSRIGTACVAMVAHAFRVPLLICCEAYKFHERVQLDSVCSNELGEPDAISKVPGGLDVNFSDNWTSNDNIQLLNLMYDVTPSDYVSMIITDYGMIPTTSVPVIVREYGREHLLI